The DNA region GCGGCTCGGAGAACAGCTCTGCCGCCAGCACGGTTTGCGGCTGGTGATACACCTCGGAAGACTTGCCACTCTGGATCACCCGGCCTTCGTGAAGAATGGTGGTGGTGCCGCCCAGCGCCAACGCTTCGTTGGGTTCGGTGGTGGCATAGATGGCGATGGTGTGGTGGGCCTTGAACAGCTCGCGCATTTCCTGGCGCAGTTCTTCGCGCAGTTTGTAGTCGAGGTTCACCAGCGGTTCGTCGAACAGGATCAGCTCGGCATCCTTGACCAGCGCCCGGGCCATGGCCGTGCGCTGTTGCTGACCACCGGAGAGTTCGAGGGGGTGGCGCTGGAGAAATTTCTCGATGCGCAACATCTTGGCGGTTTCAAGCACTTTGCTCTGGATCAGCTCATTGGAAACACCGCCCTGGCGCAAGGGCGAGGCGATGTTCTCGAACACCGTCATGGTCGGGTAGTTGATGAATTGCTGATAGACCATCGACACATTGCGCAAACGCACCGGGCGTTGGGTAACGTCGACGCCGTTCATCAGGATGCGGCCTCTGTCGGGCTTGTCCAGACCGGCCATCAGGCGCATGAGACTGGTTTTGCCGGACAGCGTGCGCCCGAGCAAAACGTTGAAGGATCCGGCTTCGAAACTAAGGCACGCATCATCGATCCAGGTCTGGCCCTCGACGGTACGGCTGACGTGCTCCAGGGTTAATGACATGGCTCGGCCTTTTTATTATTGGAGTCAAGCGACCAGAGCTACAGAGCGACATTCGTGCCAGAAATTGCAAGCCGTTGATCCGGCTTGAGAATCCTTGAAGTGGAAGAAAAACCGAGTTCGTTGCTGAACAGAAATGAACAACCGCGACTGAACAATTGAACAACCCGGCGGTTGACAATGAACAATAGTGAACAACACTCTACACACCGTTCACGGTCCCCGTAGGAGCTGCCGAAGGCTGCGATCTTTTGATCTTGGCGCCCGTGACATTTGTGAAGATCGAGATCAAAAGATCGCAGCCTTCGGCAGCTCCTACAGGGGGCCGAGGCGAAACCAGCGTGATGCAAAACCCATAAAAACAATAAAAGCTTGCTCAGAGATCGACTGCCATGGCCGCACCCGCCTTGCCGCTCTCCCACGACGCCATCATCCAGGACTCCTGGTCCCGCTGCCGCGCGTTCGGTCTCAATCATCAGAGCGCCCCGGCGTTCGATCAGTTGCCGGCCGAGGGCATTGCGCAATTGCTGGAGAGCCAGCACTCACTGGTGCAAACCACTCACCAGGAAGTCCTGCCGTACTACGAGAACATCCTCAGCAACTCCAACTGCCTGATCATGCTCGCCGACAATCAGGGCCAGGTGCTGACGTCCTGGGGCACCCAGCGTTTTATCGAGCCGAACCTGACCCGCGGTTTCAGCGCCGGTGCCAGCTGGATGGAACGCTGCAGCGGCACCAATGCGATCGGCACCGCCCTCGCCTGCGAGCAGGCGGTGCACATCGAGCACGACGAACATTTCCTCAAGGCCAACCGTTTCATGACCGGTTCCGCCGCACCGATTTTCGATGCCGAACGCAAAGTCATCGCGGTGCTGGATGTGTCCAGCGACAGCTACCTGCCGCCGTCCCACACCCTCGGCATGGTCAAGATGATGAGTCAGACCGTGGAAAACCGGCTGATCCTCAACCTGTTCCATGGCCAGCATTTCCAACTGACCTTCAACACCGGGCTGAACAACCTCGACAGTCAATGGGCCGGGCTGCTGATCTTTGACGAAACCGGTCAGGTGCTGTCCGCCAACCGCCGGGCCGACAATCTGCTGGGCATCAGCTTGTCGCGGGTCAGTGTCGAAAGCCTGTTCAAAGTCTCGCTGCTGGAGTTGTTGAACCAGCCGGACGGCCTGCCCTTCGCGTTGCAAACCTCGGGACGCAACCGCTTCCAGTGCCTGTTGAAGCGGCCGAAACAGACAGTGATTCAGGCGCGGCTGTTTGCGGAACCCACGGTGGCGACACCGGCAGCGATCAGCCTCAACACTCTGCATTTCGGTGACAGCCGCGTGGAAAAAGCCGTGCGCCAGGCCGAGCGGTTACTGGAAAAAGACATTCCGTTGTTGATCCACGGCGAAACCGGGGTCGGCAAGGAAGTCTTCGTCAAAGCCCTGCATCAGGCCAGTTCCCGGAGCAAAAAACCCTTCATCGCCGTCAACTGTGCAGCCATCCCCGCCGAACTGGTGGAGTCCGAGCTGTTTGGCTACGAAAAAGGCGCGTTCACCGGTGCCAACCAGAAAGGCAGCATCGGGCTGATCCGCAAGGCCGACAAAGGCACCCTATTCCTTGATGAAATCGGCGATATGCCGTTGCCGACTCAGGCTCGACTGCTGCGAGTGTTACAGGAGCGTTGCGTGCAACCGGTGGGCAGCAGCGAGTTGTTCCAGGTGGATATACGGATTATTTCGGCAACTAACCGCTCGTTGCGCGAACAGGTGCAACTCGGGCGGTTTCGTGAAGATCTCTATTACCGGATTGGTGGTTTGACCCTGGAACTGCCGCCGTTAAGAGAACGTAGTGATAAAGAGGCCTTGTTCAAACGCCTGTGGGAACAGCACCGCGAACCGAGCCAATGGGCCGGTTTGAGCAGAGAGGTATTGGAGTTGTTCGGGCGCCACCCGTGGCCGGGGAATTTGCGCCAGGTCAGCAGCGTGATGCAGGTGGCGCTGGCCATGGCCGAGGAACAACCGGTGCGGCCGGAGCATTTACCGGATGATTTTTTTGTGGATATGGAGATGGAGCCGGTGGATTTACCGGAGCCGTTGGCAGTGGATTTGAATGATGCCGAGGATTTGAATCGGCAGTTGCAGGCGGCTGGGGGGAATATCTCCCATTTGGCCCGTCGGCTCGGGGTTAGTCGCAATACCCTCTACAAGCGATTGCGCCAGTCTGAGTGACGCGTAGGCCGCACTGCCGGTGTTCGGTTTGAGACCTTCGCGAGCAAGCCCCACAGGGGAATTGAGTCGTACACACAACTCAAACATGGCGAAGATCCAATGTGGGAGCGGGCTTGCTCGCGAAAG from Pseudomonas sp. ACM7 includes:
- a CDS encoding ABC transporter ATP-binding protein, with protein sequence MSLTLEHVSRTVEGQTWIDDACLSFEAGSFNVLLGRTLSGKTSLMRLMAGLDKPDRGRILMNGVDVTQRPVRLRNVSMVYQQFINYPTMTVFENIASPLRQGGVSNELIQSKVLETAKMLRIEKFLQRHPLELSGGQQQRTAMARALVKDAELILFDEPLVNLDYKLREELRQEMRELFKAHHTIAIYATTEPNEALALGGTTTILHEGRVIQSGKSSEVYHQPQTVLAAELFSEPPINLMPGRIAGNEVSFANFVHFPLNVDLRPVGEGEFRFGVRPSHISLVPSNDDDLELAVTVEVAEISGSETFLHVRNEHFLLVLHLPGVHEYDVDAPIRIYIPTHKLFVFDTQGRLVQAPGRRIARVA
- a CDS encoding sigma-54-dependent Fis family transcriptional regulator; protein product: MAAPALPLSHDAIIQDSWSRCRAFGLNHQSAPAFDQLPAEGIAQLLESQHSLVQTTHQEVLPYYENILSNSNCLIMLADNQGQVLTSWGTQRFIEPNLTRGFSAGASWMERCSGTNAIGTALACEQAVHIEHDEHFLKANRFMTGSAAPIFDAERKVIAVLDVSSDSYLPPSHTLGMVKMMSQTVENRLILNLFHGQHFQLTFNTGLNNLDSQWAGLLIFDETGQVLSANRRADNLLGISLSRVSVESLFKVSLLELLNQPDGLPFALQTSGRNRFQCLLKRPKQTVIQARLFAEPTVATPAAISLNTLHFGDSRVEKAVRQAERLLEKDIPLLIHGETGVGKEVFVKALHQASSRSKKPFIAVNCAAIPAELVESELFGYEKGAFTGANQKGSIGLIRKADKGTLFLDEIGDMPLPTQARLLRVLQERCVQPVGSSELFQVDIRIISATNRSLREQVQLGRFREDLYYRIGGLTLELPPLRERSDKEALFKRLWEQHREPSQWAGLSREVLELFGRHPWPGNLRQVSSVMQVALAMAEEQPVRPEHLPDDFFVDMEMEPVDLPEPLAVDLNDAEDLNRQLQAAGGNISHLARRLGVSRNTLYKRLRQSE